A DNA window from Camelina sativa cultivar DH55 chromosome 17, Cs, whole genome shotgun sequence contains the following coding sequences:
- the LOC104756498 gene encoding uncharacterized protein LOC104756498, translating to MLDPSSAKSSNTHLCFPSIPNDHSDSGVSSPTLWTKSPPRSPFHRPEDYWSLSPDSKAQAIARGQRELMEMVSKMPESCYELSLKDLVEVKVNQENERKVFDELPEREDKPSKVVKKTKSDKRIDPNRSGGGFDGGFLLKMMFPVSLGGKANTTKKKKNKKKKKKQKGEDTVKDSQVSPRPSICDELVREEDKEWWNKMSELSTKMSGSSGSNSSNSLRGGKRSCLPFLWKAHSKE from the coding sequence ATGTTAGATCCTTCTTCAGCTAAATCCTCCAATACCCATTTGTGTTTTCCAAGTATACCCAATGATCACTCAGATTCCGGCGTCAGTTCGCCTACTTTGTGGACAAAAAGTCCTCCGAGGAGTCCTTTTCACCGGCCGGAAGATTACTGGAGCCTTTCGCCTGATTCTAAAGCACAGGCTATAGCTCGTGGTCAGCGAGAGCTTATGGAGATGGTTAGTAAGATGCCCGAGTCGTGTTACGAGCTTTCGTTGAAAGATCTTGTTGAAGTGAAGGTGAATCAAGAGAATGAACGGAAGGTGTTCGATGAATTGCCTGAAAGAGAAGATAAGCCGAGTAAGGTTGTTAAGAAGACGAAGAGTGATAAAAGGATTGATCCGAATAGGTCTGGAGGAGGATTCGATGGTGGGTTTCTTCTTAAAATGATGTTTCCGGTTAGCTTAGGAGGTAAGGCAAATacgaccaagaagaagaagaataagaagaagaagaagaagcagaagggGGAGGATACGGTTAAAGATTCTCAGGTTTCACCAAGACCTTCGATCTGTGATGAGCTTGTGAGAGAAGAGGATAAAGAGTGGTGGAATAAAATGTCTGAGTTAAGCACAAAGATGAGCGGTAGTAGCGGTAGCAATAGTAGTAATAGCCTAAG